From a single Patagioenas fasciata isolate bPatFas1 chromosome 19, bPatFas1.hap1, whole genome shotgun sequence genomic region:
- the KSR1 gene encoding kinase suppressor of Ras 1: MDRAAALRAAGMLERKERSGEAAGAGPRAARGLPAVRSTLQQCGLLQDLIDISLSNLRGLRTKCAASNDLTQQEIRTLEVKLIDYIHRQRQCKLSVPLTDRTAELNSYPRFHDWLDIVNVRKEVVQRIPEELTLDALLEMNESKVKETLKRCGARDEECSRLNGALSCLRKATESGGELKDDVLVNLAEARRESSSSTAAEPPCPSASPGAPAAVPPRGSSPQPRCGAAATDSPAPAHGPSIYAENLLDPFAFPAHSGRLTPRAPHSVTVTPPSTPQAKRRHKLKPPRTPPPPCRKVFQLLPNFPALTRSKSHESQLGNRIDEVPPVKFELSQGSPQTVRRDFGLAVTHRFSTKSWLSQICQVCQKSMMFGVKCKYCRLKCHNKCTKEAPACRISFLPIAKIRRTESVPSDINNPVDRPAEPQFGTLPKALTKKEHPPAINHLDSSSNPSSTTSSTPSSPAPFQSSNPPSATPPPNPSPMGPRDGRFNFPAAYYIQHRQQFIFPEIPSPAQTAHPPEPAADTNADQQPDTDGVDCEAEVEEPEANKSEPEDDEDEVEDLPNRRPHLQGMIYRKPSQTSVYLQEWDIPFEQVELGEPIGQGRWGKVYKGRWHGEVAIRLLEIDGNNQDHLKLFKKEVMNYRQTRHENVVLFMGACMNPPHLAIITSFCKGRTLHSFVRDPKISLDINKTRQIAQEIIKGMGYLHAKGIVHKDLKAKNVFYDNGKVVITDFGLFGISGVVQEGRRENELKLPHDWLCYLAPEIVREMAPGKDEDKLPFSKAADIYAFGTVWYELQAREWPFKNQPAEALIWQIGSGEGVKQVLATVSLGKEVNEILSACWSFERSDRPSFTVLMDMLEKLPKLNRRLSHPGHFWKSADINSSKVVLRFERFGLGILEPSNQKI, translated from the exons GTGAAGCTGATCGACTACATCCACAGGCAGCGGCAGTGCAAGCTGAGCGTGCCCCTGACCGACCGCACCGCGGAGCTCAACAGCTACCCGAGGTTCCACGACTGGCTGGACATCGTCAACGTGAGGAAGGAGGTTGTGCAG AGAATACCGGAGGAGCTGACCTTAGATGCCTTACTGGAAATGAACGAGTCCAAGGTGAAGGAGACGCTGAAGCGCTGCGGGGCGCGAGACGAGGAGTGTTCGCGGCTCAACGGGGCGCTGAGCTGCCTGCGCAAGGCGACCGAGTCCG GAGGGGAGTTAAAGGACGACGTGCTGGTGAATCTTGCTGAGGCTCGGCGAGAGAGCAGCTCGAGCACTGCGGCAGAGCCGCCCTGCCCCTCGGCGTCCCCGGGGGCCCCCGCTGCCGTGCCCCCCCggggcagcagcccccagccGCGCTGCGGCGCCGCAGCCACAGACTCTCCTGCCCCCGCTCACGGACCTTCCATCTATGCAGAAAACCTGCTGGACCCGTTTGCGTTCCCCGCGCACAGCGGCAGGTTAACCCCCCGGGCTCCCCACAGCGTCACCGTCACCCCGCCGTCCACTCCTCAGGCCAAGCGGCGGCACAAGCTGAAGCCCCCCCGGACTCCTCCTCCCCCCTGCCGCAAGGTTTTCCAGCTGCTCCCCAACTTCCCGGCCCTCACCAGGAGCAAGTCCCACGAATCACAGCTGGGAAACAGGATCGATGAAGTTCCTCCAGTAAA gTTCG AGCTCTCCCAGGGATCCCCCCAAACGGTACGAAGAGACTTTGGCCTGGCCGTCACCCACAG GTTCTCTACCAAGTCTTGGTTATCTCAGATTTGCCAAGTCTGTCAGAAAAGCATGATGTTCGGGGTGAAGTGTAAGTACTGCAG attaAAATGTCACAACAAGTGTACTAAAGAGGCACCTGCTTGTAGAATATCCTTCCTTCCCA TAGCAAAAATAAGAAGAACAGAGTCTGTCCCTTCTGATATCAATAACCCAGTGGACAGACCAGCAGAACCCCAGTTTGGAACCCTTCCCAAAGCACTAACTAAAAAG GAGCATCCACCAGCAATAAATCACCTGGACTCCAGCAGTAATCCTTCTTCCACAACCTCCTCTACGCCGTCTTCTCCAGCACCTTTCCAGTCTTCCAACCCTCCCAGCGCAACTCCCCCCCCAAACCCGTCTCCTATGGGCCCGCGGGACGGGCGGTTTAACTTCCCAG ctgcCTACTACATTCAGCATAGACAACAATTTATCTTCCCAG AAATTCCCAGTCCTGCGCAAACAGCACATCCTCCGGAACCAGCTGCAGACACTAA TGCCGATCAGCAGCCGGACACGGATGGAGTTGACTGTGAAGCAGAG GTGGAAGAACCAGAGGCTAATAAATCAGAACCTGAAGATGACGAGGATGAGGTGGAAGATTTGCCAAACAGGCGGCCACACTTGCAAGGGATGATTTACCGCAAACCCAGCCAGACCAGCGTGTACCTGCAGGAGTGGGACATCCCCTtcgagcaggtggagctgggggAGCCCATCGGGCAGGGCCGCTGGGGGAAGGTGTACAAGGGCCGCTGGCACGGGGAGGTGGCCATCCGGCTGCTGGAGATCGACGGCAACAACCAGGACCACCTCAAGCTCTTCAAAAAGGAGGTGATGAACTACAGGCAGACCCGGCACGAGAACGTCGTCCTTTTCATGGGAGCGTGCATGAACCCGCCTCACCTGGCCATCATCACCAG CTTCTGCAAAGGAAGGACGCTTCACTCATTTGTACGGGACCCCAAGATATCCCTGGATATTAACAAAACCAGGCAGATAGCGCAGGAGATCATTAAG GGCATGGGGTACCTGCACGCCAAGGGGATCGTGCATAAGGATCTGAAAGCCAAGAATGTTTTCTATGACAACGGGAAGGTTGTGATCACGGACTTTGGATTGTTTGGAATTTCGGGTGTGGTTCAGGAAGGAAG GAGGGAGAATGAGCTGAAGCTGCCCCATGACTGGCTGTGCTACCTGGCCCCCGAGATCGTCCGTGAGATGGCCCCGGGGAAGGACGAGGACAAGCTGCCTTTCTCCAAAGCTGCAGATATTTATGCCTTTGG GACTGTGTGGTATGAGCTCCAAGCAAGAGAATGgcccttcaagaaccagcctgcGGAGGCGCTCATCTGGCAGATCGGCAGCGGCGAGGGGGTGAAACAAGTGCTTGCGACTGTCAGCTTGGGGAAAGAGGTCAAT GAAATTCTGTCAGCGTGCTGGTCGTTCGAGCGCAGTGACAGACCCAGCTTCACCGTCCTCATGGACATGCTTGAAAAACTGCCAAAACTGAACCGGCGGCTCTCCCACCCAGGGCATTTCTGGAAGTCTGCTGA CATTAACAGTAGCAAAGTTGTCCTGCGTTTTGAAAGGTTTGGCTTGGGAATCCTGGAACCGAGCAACCAAAAGATCTAG
- the NOS2 gene encoding nitric oxide synthase, inducible isoform X1: MMCPWQFVFKPRAAKNQFSEEHDINNNVEKHWKIHGLENDDTKLCDVSKKQTEVLLTPSSAKAGGGRENPPSNGIKTSNQISGCPRHVKVRNLENGSSFLDTLHLTAKEVINCRTKACQGALMTPKGLVKGSRDGPVPPQELLPQAIDFVKQYYSSFKEPKIEEHLARLETVTKEIETTGTYQLSKDELIFAAKQAWRNAPRCIGRIQWSNLQVFDARDCKTAKEMFEHLCRHIQYATNNGNIRSAITVFPQRTDGKHDFRVWNSQLVRYAGYQMPDGSVVGDPASVEFTQLCIELGWKPKYGRFDVVPLVLQANGQDPEIFEIPPEIVLEVPMEHPKYEWFKELDLKWYALPAVANMLLEVGGLEFTACPFNGWYMGTEIGVRDFCDVQRYNILQEVGRRMGLETNKLSSLWKDRAVVEINVAVLYSFQKRNVTIMDHHSAAESFMKYMQSEYRARGGCPADWVWIVPPMSGSITPVFHQEMLNYVLTPFYYYQVDAWKTHIWHDETRRPKKKEIKFSILAKAVLFASSLMRRTMATRPKVTVVYATETGKSETLAHNLCSLFNRAFSTKILCMDEYNISDLEEETLLLVVTSTFGNGDSPNNGKTLKNSLLNLKVLRKKIRYAVFGLGSSMYPEFCAFAHDIDQKLAQLGAAQLTAIGEGDELNGQEEAFRTWAVGAFKTACDIFNIRGRTSIQLPELYTRADRWDPKSYRVVHDPQTMDLTKALADIHAKDVIPMKLKFRRNLQSIKSSRATILVKLSCEAGREVRYLPGEHIGIFPGNQPQLVSGLIAHVKDAPPAGQTVRLETCKAGGYWTSDRKIPACTLSEALTYLLDITTPPSQQLLRNLSQLVTAEGDKQRLQVLCQSTEEYNKWKFHNSPNILEVLEEFPSAEVSTAFLLAQLPLLKPRYYSVSSSCDMTPGEIHLTVAVVRYRTRDGQGPLHHGVCSTWLNTIALNDVVPCFIRSANEFQLPEEPSKPCILIGPGTGIAPFRSFWLQRLCDMEKKGIKGGDMTLLFGCRQPDVDHIYKEETEEMKRKGVLKDIYTAYSRQPGQAKVYVQDILQSKLETKVYNLVHKEEGHLYVCGDVRMARDVAQTLKGMLAKKLNLSEQQAEEYFFQLKSQKRYHEDIFGAVFPAEVKSGPRTNQPTF; encoded by the exons GGTCCAGCTTTCTCGATACACTGCACCTGACGGCAAAGGAG GTTATCAACTGCCGGACCAAAGCCTGCCAAGGGGCACTCATGACCCCCAAGGGCCTGGTGAAAGGTTCCAGAGATGGGCCGGTTCCACCCCAAGAGCTTTTGCCTCAGGCGATAGACTTTGTCAAGCAGTACTACAGCTCATTTAAAGA GCCAAAAATAGAAGAACACCTGGCCCGACTGGAAACAGTGACCAAGGAGATTGAAACAACAGGAACCTACCAGCTGAGCAAGGACGAGCTGATCTTCGCTGCCAAGCAGGCCTGGCGGAACGCGCCCAGGTGCATCGGGAGGATCCAGTGGTCCAACCTGCAG GTATTTGATGCACGTGATTGTAAGACAGCAAAGGAAATGTTTGAGCATCTCTGTCGTCACATTCAGTACGCCACAAACAATGGAAACATAAG ATCCGCCATCACCGTCTTCCCCCAGAGGACTGACGGGAAACACGATTTCCGCGTTTGGAACAGCCAGCTGGTCCGGTACGCCGGCTACCAAATGCCAGATGGGTCTGTTGTGGGAGACCCGGCCAGCGTGGAGTTCACACAG TTGTGCATTGAGCTTGGGTGGAAGCCGAAGTACGGCCGCTTTGATGTAGTTCCACTTGTTCTTCAAGCAAATGGCCAGGACCCAGAAATATTTGAAATCCCTCCAGAAATTGTCCTTGAAGTGCCAATGGAACATCCAAA GTATGAATGGTTTAAGGAGCTGGATCTGAAGTGGTACGCGCTGCCGGCTGTTGCCAACATGCTTCTTGAGGTGGGAGGCCTGGAATTCACGGCGTGTCCCTTCAACGGCTGGTACATGGGTACGGAGATCGGAGTGCGAGACTTCTGCGACGTGCAGCGGTACAACATCCTGCAG GAGGTAGGAAGAAGAATGggtctggaaacaaacaaactttcATCCTTATGGAAAGACCGAGCTGTCGTAGAGATAAATGTGGCTGTGCTTTACAGCTTCCAA AAACGGAACGTGACTATCATGGATCACCACTCAGCTGCCGAGTCCTTCATGAAGTACATGCAGAGCGAGTACCGAGCGCGGGGAGGCTGCCCGGCCGACTGGGTGTGGATCGTGCCCCCCATGTCAGGGAGCATCACTCCCGTGTTCCACCAGGAGATGCTCAACTATGTCCTCACTCCCTTCTATTACTACCAG GTGGACGCATGGAAAACACATATCTGGCATGACGAGACCCGGCggccaaagaaaaaggaaataaagtttaGCATCCTGGCAAA ggccgTTCTCTTCGCATCCTCACTCATGCGACGAACAATGGCAACCAGGCCCAAGGTGACTGTAGTCTATGCAACAGAGACCGGGAAATCGGAAACACTGGCCCACAACCTGTGCAGCCTGTTCAACCGCGCCTTCAGCACCAAG ATTCTGTGCATGGATGAGTACAAcatcagtgacctggaagaagaaaccCTTCTCTTAGTGGTTACGAGCACTTTTGGAAATGGAGATTCTCCAAATAACGGCAAG ACCTTGAAGAACTCCTTGCTCAATCTGAAAgtgctgaggaaaaaaattag ATACGCTGTGTTTGGTTTGGGCTCCAGCATGTACCCGGAGTTCTGTGCCTTTGCTCATGACATTGACCAAAAGCTGGCGCAGCTGGGGGCTGCTCAGCTCACGGCCATAGGGGAAGGAGATGAGCTCAACGGGCAAGAAGAGGCCTTTCGCACGTGGGCAGTCGGTGCCTTCAAG ACTGCCTGTGACATTTTTAACATCCGTGGGAGAACCAGTATTCAGCTGCCTGAGCTGTACACCCGCGCTGACCGCTGGGACCCCAAGAGCTACAGGGTGGTGCATGACCCTCAGACCATGGACTTGACCAAAG CGCTTGCAGACATTCACGCCAAGGATGTAATTCCCATGAAGCTGAAATTCAGACGGAATCTTCAAAGTATAAAATCCAG TCGAGCGACCATTCTGGTGAAGCTTTCCTGCGAGGCCGGTCGGGAAGTGCGCTACCTGCCCGGAGAACATATCGGGATTTTCCCAGGCAACCAGCCACAATTAGTCAGTGGCCTCATTGCACATGTCAAGGATGCCCCTCCGGCTGGCCAGACTGTCCGACTGGAAACCTGCAAGGCTG GTGGCTACTGGACAAGTGACAGAAAGATTCCGGCCTGCACGCTCTCCGAGGCTCTGACATACTTGCTGGATATCACCACTCCACCCTCCCAACAGCTGCTGAGAAACCTCTCCCAGCTGGTGACAGCGGAAGGCGACAAGCAGAGACTGCAAGTTTTGTGTCAG AGCACGGAAGAATACAACAAGTGGAAGTTTCACAACAGCCCGAACATCCTGGAGGTCCTGGAGGAGTTTCCCTCTGCCGAGGTCTCCACGGCTTTCCTGCTGGCGCAGCTGCCGCTGCTGAAGCCCAGGTACTATTCTGTCAGCTCCTCCTGCGACATGACGCCCGGGGAGATCCACCTGACCGTCGCGGTTGTCCGCTACAGGACGAGGG ATGGACAAGGGCCTTTGCACCACGGAGTCTGCAGCACGTGGCTGAATACAATAGCTCTCAATGACGTAGTTCCGTGCTTCATACGCAG tGCTAATGAATTCCAGCTCCCAGAGGAGCCAAGCAAGCCGTGCATTCTGATCGGCCCAGGAACAGGAATCGCTCCCTTCAGGAGTTTCTGGCTGCAGCGTCTGTGCGACATGGAGAAGAAAG GGATCAAAGGCGGTGACATGACCTTATTGTTCGGCTGCCGGCAGCCAGACGTGGATCACATCTACAAAGAAGAAACGGAGGAAATGAAGAGGAAGGGAGTCCTGAAAGACATCTACACAGCCTACTCCCGGCAGCCTGGCCAAGCTAAG GTCTATGTTCAAGATATTCTTCAAAGCAAGCTGGAGACCAAAGTGTACAACCTCGTACATAAGGAGGAAGGGCACCTGTATGTCTGCGGAGACGTGCGCATGGCCAGGGACGTTGCTCAGACTTTGAAAGGGATGCTTGCGAAGAAGCTGAACCTCAGCGAGCAGCAGGCAGAGGAGTATTTCTTCCAGCTGAAG AGCCAGAAGCGATACCATGAAGACATATTCGGGGCTGTATTCCCAGCTGAAGTCAAAAGTGGTCCAAGAACAAATCAACCTACGTTTTAG
- the NOS2 gene encoding nitric oxide synthase, inducible isoform X2 → MRPKIEEHLARLETVTKEIETTGTYQLSKDELIFAAKQAWRNAPRCIGRIQWSNLQVFDARDCKTAKEMFEHLCRHIQYATNNGNIRSAITVFPQRTDGKHDFRVWNSQLVRYAGYQMPDGSVVGDPASVEFTQLCIELGWKPKYGRFDVVPLVLQANGQDPEIFEIPPEIVLEVPMEHPKYEWFKELDLKWYALPAVANMLLEVGGLEFTACPFNGWYMGTEIGVRDFCDVQRYNILQEVGRRMGLETNKLSSLWKDRAVVEINVAVLYSFQKRNVTIMDHHSAAESFMKYMQSEYRARGGCPADWVWIVPPMSGSITPVFHQEMLNYVLTPFYYYQVDAWKTHIWHDETRRPKKKEIKFSILAKAVLFASSLMRRTMATRPKVTVVYATETGKSETLAHNLCSLFNRAFSTKILCMDEYNISDLEEETLLLVVTSTFGNGDSPNNGKTLKNSLLNLKVLRKKIRYAVFGLGSSMYPEFCAFAHDIDQKLAQLGAAQLTAIGEGDELNGQEEAFRTWAVGAFKTACDIFNIRGRTSIQLPELYTRADRWDPKSYRVVHDPQTMDLTKALADIHAKDVIPMKLKFRRNLQSIKSSRATILVKLSCEAGREVRYLPGEHIGIFPGNQPQLVSGLIAHVKDAPPAGQTVRLETCKAGGYWTSDRKIPACTLSEALTYLLDITTPPSQQLLRNLSQLVTAEGDKQRLQVLCQSTEEYNKWKFHNSPNILEVLEEFPSAEVSTAFLLAQLPLLKPRYYSVSSSCDMTPGEIHLTVAVVRYRTRDGQGPLHHGVCSTWLNTIALNDVVPCFIRSANEFQLPEEPSKPCILIGPGTGIAPFRSFWLQRLCDMEKKGIKGGDMTLLFGCRQPDVDHIYKEETEEMKRKGVLKDIYTAYSRQPGQAKVYVQDILQSKLETKVYNLVHKEEGHLYVCGDVRMARDVAQTLKGMLAKKLNLSEQQAEEYFFQLKSQKRYHEDIFGAVFPAEVKSGPRTNQPTF, encoded by the exons ATGAG GCCAAAAATAGAAGAACACCTGGCCCGACTGGAAACAGTGACCAAGGAGATTGAAACAACAGGAACCTACCAGCTGAGCAAGGACGAGCTGATCTTCGCTGCCAAGCAGGCCTGGCGGAACGCGCCCAGGTGCATCGGGAGGATCCAGTGGTCCAACCTGCAG GTATTTGATGCACGTGATTGTAAGACAGCAAAGGAAATGTTTGAGCATCTCTGTCGTCACATTCAGTACGCCACAAACAATGGAAACATAAG ATCCGCCATCACCGTCTTCCCCCAGAGGACTGACGGGAAACACGATTTCCGCGTTTGGAACAGCCAGCTGGTCCGGTACGCCGGCTACCAAATGCCAGATGGGTCTGTTGTGGGAGACCCGGCCAGCGTGGAGTTCACACAG TTGTGCATTGAGCTTGGGTGGAAGCCGAAGTACGGCCGCTTTGATGTAGTTCCACTTGTTCTTCAAGCAAATGGCCAGGACCCAGAAATATTTGAAATCCCTCCAGAAATTGTCCTTGAAGTGCCAATGGAACATCCAAA GTATGAATGGTTTAAGGAGCTGGATCTGAAGTGGTACGCGCTGCCGGCTGTTGCCAACATGCTTCTTGAGGTGGGAGGCCTGGAATTCACGGCGTGTCCCTTCAACGGCTGGTACATGGGTACGGAGATCGGAGTGCGAGACTTCTGCGACGTGCAGCGGTACAACATCCTGCAG GAGGTAGGAAGAAGAATGggtctggaaacaaacaaactttcATCCTTATGGAAAGACCGAGCTGTCGTAGAGATAAATGTGGCTGTGCTTTACAGCTTCCAA AAACGGAACGTGACTATCATGGATCACCACTCAGCTGCCGAGTCCTTCATGAAGTACATGCAGAGCGAGTACCGAGCGCGGGGAGGCTGCCCGGCCGACTGGGTGTGGATCGTGCCCCCCATGTCAGGGAGCATCACTCCCGTGTTCCACCAGGAGATGCTCAACTATGTCCTCACTCCCTTCTATTACTACCAG GTGGACGCATGGAAAACACATATCTGGCATGACGAGACCCGGCggccaaagaaaaaggaaataaagtttaGCATCCTGGCAAA ggccgTTCTCTTCGCATCCTCACTCATGCGACGAACAATGGCAACCAGGCCCAAGGTGACTGTAGTCTATGCAACAGAGACCGGGAAATCGGAAACACTGGCCCACAACCTGTGCAGCCTGTTCAACCGCGCCTTCAGCACCAAG ATTCTGTGCATGGATGAGTACAAcatcagtgacctggaagaagaaaccCTTCTCTTAGTGGTTACGAGCACTTTTGGAAATGGAGATTCTCCAAATAACGGCAAG ACCTTGAAGAACTCCTTGCTCAATCTGAAAgtgctgaggaaaaaaattag ATACGCTGTGTTTGGTTTGGGCTCCAGCATGTACCCGGAGTTCTGTGCCTTTGCTCATGACATTGACCAAAAGCTGGCGCAGCTGGGGGCTGCTCAGCTCACGGCCATAGGGGAAGGAGATGAGCTCAACGGGCAAGAAGAGGCCTTTCGCACGTGGGCAGTCGGTGCCTTCAAG ACTGCCTGTGACATTTTTAACATCCGTGGGAGAACCAGTATTCAGCTGCCTGAGCTGTACACCCGCGCTGACCGCTGGGACCCCAAGAGCTACAGGGTGGTGCATGACCCTCAGACCATGGACTTGACCAAAG CGCTTGCAGACATTCACGCCAAGGATGTAATTCCCATGAAGCTGAAATTCAGACGGAATCTTCAAAGTATAAAATCCAG TCGAGCGACCATTCTGGTGAAGCTTTCCTGCGAGGCCGGTCGGGAAGTGCGCTACCTGCCCGGAGAACATATCGGGATTTTCCCAGGCAACCAGCCACAATTAGTCAGTGGCCTCATTGCACATGTCAAGGATGCCCCTCCGGCTGGCCAGACTGTCCGACTGGAAACCTGCAAGGCTG GTGGCTACTGGACAAGTGACAGAAAGATTCCGGCCTGCACGCTCTCCGAGGCTCTGACATACTTGCTGGATATCACCACTCCACCCTCCCAACAGCTGCTGAGAAACCTCTCCCAGCTGGTGACAGCGGAAGGCGACAAGCAGAGACTGCAAGTTTTGTGTCAG AGCACGGAAGAATACAACAAGTGGAAGTTTCACAACAGCCCGAACATCCTGGAGGTCCTGGAGGAGTTTCCCTCTGCCGAGGTCTCCACGGCTTTCCTGCTGGCGCAGCTGCCGCTGCTGAAGCCCAGGTACTATTCTGTCAGCTCCTCCTGCGACATGACGCCCGGGGAGATCCACCTGACCGTCGCGGTTGTCCGCTACAGGACGAGGG ATGGACAAGGGCCTTTGCACCACGGAGTCTGCAGCACGTGGCTGAATACAATAGCTCTCAATGACGTAGTTCCGTGCTTCATACGCAG tGCTAATGAATTCCAGCTCCCAGAGGAGCCAAGCAAGCCGTGCATTCTGATCGGCCCAGGAACAGGAATCGCTCCCTTCAGGAGTTTCTGGCTGCAGCGTCTGTGCGACATGGAGAAGAAAG GGATCAAAGGCGGTGACATGACCTTATTGTTCGGCTGCCGGCAGCCAGACGTGGATCACATCTACAAAGAAGAAACGGAGGAAATGAAGAGGAAGGGAGTCCTGAAAGACATCTACACAGCCTACTCCCGGCAGCCTGGCCAAGCTAAG GTCTATGTTCAAGATATTCTTCAAAGCAAGCTGGAGACCAAAGTGTACAACCTCGTACATAAGGAGGAAGGGCACCTGTATGTCTGCGGAGACGTGCGCATGGCCAGGGACGTTGCTCAGACTTTGAAAGGGATGCTTGCGAAGAAGCTGAACCTCAGCGAGCAGCAGGCAGAGGAGTATTTCTTCCAGCTGAAG AGCCAGAAGCGATACCATGAAGACATATTCGGGGCTGTATTCCCAGCTGAAGTCAAAAGTGGTCCAAGAACAAATCAACCTACGTTTTAG